In Lycium barbarum isolate Lr01 chromosome 9, ASM1917538v2, whole genome shotgun sequence, the DNA window gtctgaatatatccaatccaacgtcataatacaacaccaaacatctcgaatcaagtcataatgcaatgcagtagtgtatgaatgcaataccatgcaaatgctgtgtatacatatactccggacggaaatatcgacgtctcggtagcacaacccagcatctcgatagcacaacccagcatgacttgcgaagtctaagtgccacccgtcccgtatctttgcccaacaaacagacgggatctcggatctttgcccacggaagGTTCTCACGGGCACCACCCTGGCGGACCCGTAGAGTCTATGCATTAGCAACGATTCCGAAACTAACGTCGAATATCGTCCatgcaatcaacgattctggaatgaacatcggatatcagctatgtcacatcactcaagtaaaagagtttcatcaagtatccatttcacacaatcaacgattctggaatgaacatcggatatcggtcatctcacatcactcaagtaaaagagttttaccattgtcatcagtatctcaacatatatcatgaaaatgagagtgcgtgcaatgcatgtatcaacatcaacaatcatgctcaatttcacaagtaccaacaatgggcatgccaacaatatatccaaatcacaaataccaacagtgggtatgccaacaatatatccgaatcacaaataccaaccgTGGGTACGCTaataatatatctgaatcacaaataccaatcgtgggtatgccaataatatatctgaatcacaaatacaaATAGTGGGCATGCTAGCAATATCATAGTCAAGACGATAAACAGAAttcaatatctatcaacaactcatggcatcaagccaacacaatagaacaatcaaacacaACACAACGGGTTAACTATTCCCAACACaaaacagggcccaacctaaggcaatatccaacccaacttcatacccgaaggtttacatgttgtctccgacaacataatctaaatatgaacttcgctatacgaagtctcatcaAGGGTAGgacataacctacctggatggccgaaccgcaacaccaacaacttacTCGTTTGCCTtacctttccgctgaacctcaaaaccaaagtagtctaagcataatcgaattctagattagaaatcatgatgaatgatactaatattgctactattcaaattaggtcaattctaaccctagaaattgggaaaacgggcccacaagggcaaaacggaaaattcggaagcaaaatatcaaattaagcactagaagatcataacccaaccactaattgctgatttaactcaaggattagcctaactTCTGATTTCGAGCAAAACttccaatttgggtataaactctaactctttgattctgaaattcaacactagaaatggaagatatatgattaataagcttagattcataaaaatctaacataaaccccaagaattttattattaataaggctaaagaaaatgttcatcaaaaccctctttcaacttccacCACTAAGGAATTTTTAAAGGGAAAGAGGAATTTAAGATGATAATGAGTAAAGGAAGAGTAAAGAAacaagcaagatttacctccaagaactcttccccaaagctctaatttcaaaatgggaaataatgagggtctaagggcttttaacacttcattaattttacAAACTGCTCGTCACTCGCTTTAGCGgcactgggaccgccccagcggtgccaTTTCAGCGGTAAGGACAAAAATCACTTGATCGCTCTAGCGGTGCCGCTTACACCAGAAAACTCCCCCAAGTATCACAATTTGATCCGATTTTCTGACTAATTCTTGaggtcatctgctcacataccatacacatagacccacataaaaacacgctacgaacgtgtccgtagcctcggaattcccaacggaggtctcattgagcGAGTCAACCTCCGATGCctaaattccaatttcccaacccaagtcccaaaatgcatccgagtgcattggaaaccgaaccaaatacacacacaagttctaaacgatcatctggacctctcggaaaTGACGGAATCCAGAAaagggtccgtttacccaaaagtcaattttgggtcaaccatttttcactttaagcttatatttcacaaaagttgcccgaatccggtttagacacctcgggaagcgtgccaacggtcccctcaggtcaaaatgagctaatcaatgctcgggtaAGGGCAAAAATGTCGGGAAGACTATatcgaccaaacgggtcgttacaccaacttgttttccctacttccattaaggaggtcattttcctcattttcaaggaacttgttttcctagggaaaatgtttttcaagacattttgaccaaccaaacgtgaaaaaattggaaaacattagAAAATgctttcctccataccaaacacactctaAGTTTCTTTATCTTACTACAAAGGAAAGTAAGATAAagaaattgaaacaaagggagtacTTGCTAGCtactgtcccaatttatgtgatacgcttttctttttagtctgccTCAGAAAGATGATACATTTTCATatgtagaaataatttaacttaaaacttcctctttaacccttaatgaaataatttacaaccacacaaatatttatggcttgttttagacgACAAGTTTCAAAAGTGTTCCATTCTTTTCTAAACTCCGtacctagtcaaactatatcacataacttgagacgaagggagtactacCGATGACTTGCAACCAGAAATATTTTGAGAAATCTTCATCAGTCAAAAATTGCTATTGGAAATTTCTACATAACTTTATTTGGTCGAAAAAAGGCTGTTGGAAATCTCGCTTACTCCAGTAGTATAATGTTGTGGCTTTATATTTTGCTAACTAACATAGATTTGTATTGGAGTATAGCTTCTAGAAGCTAGCTTTTCTAGTATCATTGAAAGTCCTGGTTTACGAATCTTTTGATTATTGGTTCAACCGGTCCTTTGATCACCACTTAAGACAAATAAAACAAGACAACCAAATTTCCATTATATAAACATCCACTGTGATTCCAGTTTTTGTACCCAAATCAACTTCCTAATTATCCACCTTGTAATACTCCATATATGGCTTCATCATTTGATAACGTAAATGATTTAGTGGTTGATCTTTATCCACTCTTCCGTATCTATAAGGACGGTCGAGTGGACCGTTGTGATGACACAAGTGCTAGCATAGGCTTATCCAGCTACGTGCCCCCATCGCTTGAAGATCCACAAACTGGTGTCTCATCCAAAGATGTCACAATTTCACCACATGTTTCTGCTAGACTCTACCTCCCAAAAAACACCACTAGTACCAACAACCAAAAACTTCCCATCTTTGTGTATTACCATGGTGGTGGTTTAATTGTGGGGTCCGCGTTCTCTCACGTTCACCATTGTTACCTCAACATCTTGGTTTCTGAATCAAATGCTATTGCAATTTCGATAGAGTACAGGCTAGCCCCAGAGCATGACGTGCCAACGATTTACCAAGATTGTTGGGCTGCACTTAAATGGGTCGCATCTCATGCTAGTGACAAATCAGCTTTAGTTAATAAAGACCCGTGGTTAACAAACCATGGTGACTTTGACAAATTGTTTATAGCTGGGGATAGTGCTGGCGGAACTATAGTTTATAATATGGCCATGAGAGCGGGAAGAGAAGGTGGTATTATTGAAAATGTCCCCATTTATGGTTCAATTCTTGCTTTTCCTTGGTTCTTGATTCCAATTGAAAACATTGAGCAAGTTGTATCGTACAATATTTGGATGGCCATCGCCCCTACCTCGGAATCTGGAATTAATAGTTCCATGATTAATCCACTTGCTGAGAAGGCTCCTTGTTTGTCAGGGCTAGCCTGCTCAAGATTGTTTTTGTGTATTGGAGAGAAAGATGAGTATATTCCAAGAGAAATTGGGATTAAATTCGTCGATGGTACGAAGAAAAGTGGGTGGAAAGGAGAGTTAGAGTTCATTGAATTTAAAGGCGAAGGTCATTGCTTTCAGATGAAAAACCCCGAAGAAGAGAAAGCTCAAAATTTGATCAAGCGTATTGCTTCTTTCATCCAACATAAGTGATTACACAAGTCCTGAAATATTAGAGCTCGTAAAGTAGTGTAATTAATAAGTCCTTGTTGGTACTTGGTTGCTCGGAAATTGTCTTAGTTTCTATTAAGAACATTTACTATTTACAGTTATAAAGTATTTGGTTCTTATTCTAATGAAAGATCTGGCTCGATCGATATACTACTATTTTGAGTCATTTAAGAGATCGATTAGGTATTGTGGACAAGCAAAAACGTCAAATCAACTACCTAACTTGATTCGACTAATATCTTTATGCTTCAATTATTGAATATCTGGCATCAACATGATCGTgattaaaaatataaaaagagaaTAAATGGTACTAATAAGATTGGATTATGAAGAtctataaatatatatagaaCAAAATTATGAGGTATAATTGATAACATTTTCACAAGatcatgcaaaactctacctaaAACATGATAAAGTGGTTCGGAGTGCTTGAGGTTAACTTGTGCGGAGGACGAGGAGAGTTAAATTATTTTCAGCAATGATAATTCATAATTTTCCACCAACAATTCGACTATAATATGACTTTCATGTCTCTCGTGTTTTTCCATCAAACAGATAATCAATCatgctcaatttttttttatttatcatTTTTAATTTGTTCCTTTGTACCCATACTAGCTCTAATTATTTAGTTCTCAAAATTTTCCGTAATTGTGTCATGCTGTTTATTTGTTATTTTCTGGCAAAATCTTGACGATGCCAAAAAGGACGGTAGTATTATATAAAGTTTTCACACAAAATCACGTCAAAAGTCTACATATAATAACCAAAACGTGATGAAATTGCTAGGGGTTAGTGAGGAGGATGGGGGTATATTTTAATTGGTATAAGGACAATATCCTCACGATATTAATAATTCACCATCAATAATCATGCATGATGTCTAATAATTTGTCTATCAAGTGGCTCAGTCCTTTaggggtccggaaccaaaatgcccccaaaaaaaatattttgaaccaaaatatcccaacaaaaaaaaatgttacaaaagtacctttagcgcagtaaaatactgcgctatagtacttcacggagacggagccgttaagtgctatagcgcagtattttactgcgctacacaaatgtttctctcacctataacgcagtaaaatactgcgctataggagttCCATAACATTACATTTTCactcctttttacgtagtttatctttttttacgtagtttagtcgtatattaatcatgctttgagattccggaacttcaatattttacatagaactctagttatatttgtacaattaataaaacaggctcaacacatcaagaatacgcaatactttggattgtcgttttagtggttgaaaagtgctcgaagtccttttttgtttgaagacttgtagtcattagctttaagttatttatcttttagggttttgtcttatttttaaattaatgtgtaactttatttcgaatgtgtcacttttttttattatcaatttaggacgtgaaactataaacaataataaagactaagataatatttataaatatgcaaaaaatatataatatttacgataaattgtacaacactaatgtatatacactatcgaggatgggtcccacatgtagtatgccagagactatccttaggcctaaggctcataccatccccaccgccctcgccatcgtctccatcgccctttttcctcttaataaccgggcgctccaagtcatgatcatctcctcttcccctagcccttgcgcccttaactagaacgtgcttcttcttgggatctagtcccgctggcacgctcagaacctcaggctgagctgggtctggaaactcgacctcttcctcgtcgggagtcgccactgcaggcgccgaaggatgaacctgaaaagtatataaatattagtatcatttcttatttatattaaatacattaaaattatttatttaatcaaatcTGTGtatcaacgggcgcctgagtaggctcctgaggtgggtctgtaggctcctgagatgggtgtggtggtgaatatgaggtagtctcctggacgagatgctgttcgaagtccaagtaaaggttataaaaattaaataaatatttaccttatattgaataaaattagttttaagtaaaaaacttacatgcgcctcggtagtctcatgagaagacacctctgcctcgacaagctgatgagaatgctcctgaatgggcagctcctgtggacccactggcgtcgaatcccaaaatatgaaaaaaatgaaataataagtaacatacatatttaaaataagtactttaaatgatcaaatatgtatattaaatattgaccttatattgaataaaactaattttaattaaaagcttacatgtggctcgacagtcacatgggaagacatcgttggctcggcaggcccatgagaaaatgcctgagtgggtggctctagTGGagccgctggcgccgaatcctaaaatataaaatattactaaataatgagtgttgacacccaattttgtcccgcctctcctccgaataTATATTTACACTCCTAATATTTTGGAAATTTAAGAAAATTAGTTATATTTTACTACGATTATCAACTTTTATTAATATCCGCGTTTCACTACCCTATTGCAGTCACTAGCAATTATTATgatcattactattattattattattattattattattatcattatcattaccagtattattataattcgcattataatcatttcagcacTTTTACCACcatacgcacacgcatcgcatttatcttcgcataattaaataatagcgtttatttactgttgactctcaaaatattattgcacgactattacgacgtaatataatttttatttttaatttgagaactaataattacatacttttatattaaataatatttggGCACCCGTTAATATATAATCATATAAAATAGGTCTTTTACTTAAATTCAGAAGCCAATTTAGTTCTATCATTCATCCCATATTTTTAGTTCATCAACCCAAATCCGAACCCAATCAACTCATGCTATTTTCGAATCAATTCatcaaatcagcccacatttttaaCCTACCCAGCTAGGCCTGCatatcggtcggttcggttcgggtttCAAAATTATCGGTTTAACTTATTGGTTATCGGTTTGTAGACATATTAAACCGTTAAAGAACCGTTAAAATATCGGTTAATGGGTTATCGGTTAATCGGTTTTTGTATGTTATCGGttcggttatcggtttaaccgttaagatttcacacaaCAAAAAAGAGAAGGAGGCTTACAGGATTATATCCTCAAGAAGCAAAGATATAAAGATAAAACCATGATTAGCTTACAGGAACAGAAGCAGGCTTGCAAACTGTCAGCACATCTGGTTCTTCACATAGTATTTCAACATCCCACGACATCACTGGTGGTTCATGCCTACAGCCTTTTGTAAGTCATGCTCTCATAATTACATAGCAAAACATGATTATAAAATATCAAAGCAGATGCTGAGTCTAAGATCTATCATTAACATGTGTTAAATCAAGAAAACCAAAATCTATGAAAGGATTGACACAGAAGAACCCAAGCAGGAGGATAGAGTCAATAAACCAATTGTCTGATTCCAAAACTTGAACGGTACGAACCTGTGCAAGAAATGACTAATATTTTGTGATGACTGAACTACATATGAAACAGGCACGTTTTGTCCATCAACTTGTATACGTCCAGATTTTACAGGCACGTTTTGTCCATCTAAATCAGTTATACACAGGATTCGAAGATGCATTAGCTACATAAATGACTAAAAATGTGCTCGACGAGCAGGGTAAACTGTAAACATATGCTATCATCACTCACATAATTCGACTTCATATAATTTCTTATTCAAAAAACGAAAATCGCAGTTAAGTCTGTTAGAAATGTAAGCATGTATTAAACCATTACGTCAGCGCAATTGCAACCATTCAAGTACGACAAACACATGCATATTCGACAGCATATAAAGTAAATCAGAAAAcagacaaacaaacaaacaaaataaaaGGAAGGCATGATACATAGAAACATCTCTAACTTGGCCTCCATTGGCAACTAAACACTCCAACTTTGAGATGCACATCTAGTCACCTGAACTCGTCTCCCTTGTGAGAGTTGAACACTACAACTTATAAAATGATCACCTAGACACCTCCAAAAATTTTGAGGTGTCCACGAGGGAACGAGTTGAGATGTCTAGATGTGCAATCTCAAAGTTGGAGTGTTTAGTTGCCAATTGAGGCCAAGTTAGAGATGTCTATCTAATATTTATGTATTAGGCCTAAAAGGAAAAACTGAAACGTGAAATACAACAAAAAGCAACATACATAGTAATCACGAGGTCTCCCTTTAAATTCATCAGAAAAGAGATCAACAACTGTCTTCCCAGCCCACCTATTCTTCACCTGAAAAATGAATTCAAATACAGGACATGATTCTAAAGTAAAAGCTCTAGATTCTGAATATTATATTAATATCCCTACAAAGAGCATAATATTAGATCAGTTCACATATATCAATTCAATAAACATGTTTTGAGACTTGTCACCATCATTAGGCTATAAAATTGGAATTATAAATTAAACACACTACAAGCTGGCATCAACAAACTAATATCATATTTGGATCTACAATTTACATCAATGAAACAAAGCTTATTGGATTCTAATTAAAAGAAAAAGGCGACAGTCATGCTATATCTCAAATTGATATCTTCAGTCATATCAGCCAATGAGACAGAAAGGAATGAAAAACTAATAATATCAAATTGAGGGATCTTTCAAACCAAAACGATTTCCACCATATGAAGAAGTAAAAGCTGAAAAGTCACGAATTTGAGATCTTCACACAGaaaggaatgaaaaaaaaaaaactaaaaagtgTACCTTATCCACATCCATATGACTACAGAGAGCAGCACCAGCTATGGAACCAAAACCAGATATGATATTCAAAACACCTTCAGGCAGTCCTGGAGCATCCTTCTTTACTATGACATTTGCTTCTCAGTAATTGTATGAATATTTCTACTCTGCTTTCCAGTTCTCTTCAACTCCATGAATAAACAAGCTTATGAAATTCTAAAAGGAAACATGTAGTAAATTTCTCCTTCCATTTAATCTCATAAAAATGCAGCACCACAACACCAAAAATCTAGCAATGCACAAGTATACAGTCTAATAAGGCTAGGCTGCCATCAACATTTGAAAACATATTAGCACCAGATAAAATATAAGTTACCATTCCATATTAATAACTTCAAAACTGAAAGTAGCTAATGCAAGTGGTGTTGTAGTTAGCAATAATTTGTCTAGCACCATCAGAATTTCAGAAAACCAAAAACAACAGTTAAACTGCCAAAGAACCTGAAAATTAATCCAAACATAGTCCTAATAGTTCTAGTCAAGTCAACAAAACAAAAACCACAATTAATGCACTGCATGGTGCACCATCCATCATCATTTTCTTCAAGCTTTCCATAGTGATCCCAAACAGGTGATCGAGCTTTAGGACCACAAAGTTGAGGCATGGTTAAACCTAATTTACATAGAAACAGAAAAAGTATCAGTTGATGGCTTAATGTCTACAACACTGGAAAGATTAAGAAAAAAGTAACATATTCTCTTCCTAAAGAGAAAAGGAACTACAAACAATATCACAAAGTGAATATAGAAAGGAAGAGAAAATATTTGGAATCAGCAAATGTAATATCCAAGATAGGAGTTGAATAATTAACTTACCAAAGTTTCATGTCTTAACAATCTACACTTCTACATGTCATCAGCAGAAGGTTCTTTTCCAAGATTGGCCATATCTAAAGAGAATTATATTAACAAGTCAAGCAACAATAAtattaaataaattatttataattttacATCAATACAAGGTTCTTGTCTTACCTTTTTCAAGTTGCTCGAGGGAATCTAAATCTTGCTCAATACTTACGGGAGTTGGTTCACTCCGAATCCAATCTTGAAGGCACACTAGAGCTTGTACCAATTTAGGAGTTAATGAACTCCTAAACGAATCAAGAACACGCCCTCCAGTACTAAAAGCACATTCGGATGCCACACTTGAAATAGGAATAGCTAACACATCTCGAGCCATCTCAGAAAGGATGGGGAATCTAGGTGAGTTAACTTCCCACCAAAGCAATATTTTAAAATCTTGTCTTCCAATTTCAATATCTTCTGCAAGATATTTTTCTAACTCTGACTTAGAATCTGCACCTCCACTTCCGGATGTATGTCTAAATAATTCCTCATAGAAGTCACCAAATTCTCCTATAGGTTCGAGCCTTGAACTAGAAGTTGCCACTTCTATTGAAGAAAGTTGACTAGCTTTATCTTTTGAATCGTTCTTCACATACTCATTAAACAATGAAGTCATGTACTTTAGCACATCTTTTTCTATACCTTGCCCTTTGTCCCCAAACATCTTTTTAAGTCCAAAACTAAGAGAATTAAATTTATAGCGAGGATCCAAAACACATGATATAAAAATCATCTTATTCATTTTTTCTGGAGCACCCCAATATTTATCAAATTTCAGCTTCATCGTCTTTGCCATTTCACCCAAAACAATATCTTCATGTGATGTCAATTTTGTCAAGTAAACAGCAACTTGgcaaatttcaagaaaatgaaaATTGGATGTAACATAAAGTGATCCAGAAACCTTCTCAGTAAGCTTGAAAAACATTTCAAGAAATTTTGCAATTCTTTTTACACTCtcccaatcactattcaaaaGTGTACCTGCAGGACTTCCATCGATAGTATCAATAAACTCAAGATGATGTGACAAGCCAATATCACGATCGGCATAATCTGAAATTGCACCCTCATATTCAATAGCCCTATTCAACATCAAGTAGGTGGAATTCCACCTTGTGGGAACATCTAAGCATAAAGATTTCTTAACAAGATTTACATCTTCACAACATTCATGAAACTTCCCCCACCTAGCAGAAGACTGCCTAATGTATCTCACTGTTTGCCTAACTCTTTCAATAGACTCAATTGATTCTTTTATACCATCTTGAACAACAAGATTTATAATATGAGCCATACACCTCACATGAAGGTGAGTACCAGTCATAAGATTGGTCCCCCATTTAGTTAATTGCTTAGACAACTCTTTCACTGTCACATCATTTGAACTAGCATTGTCAACTGTAACAGTGAAAATCTTTTGTAACCCCCACTCCTGCAAACACTTACTAATAGCCTTTGCCATGTCTTCACCTCTATGACTAGAAATTGGACAAAAATTGATAATCCTTTTATGCAATTCCACTTACTATCAATCCAGTGAGCTGTAATAGCCATATAATTAATTCTTTGCAAGGAAGTCCAAGTATCAGTAGTAAGACACACTCTCTGTTGTGTTTCCTTAAACTCAATCATCAATTTTTGTTTCTCTtcatcaaaaaaattaaaacaatcaCGAGTGACAGTAGTACGGGAAGGAATCTGGAAAAAAGGTTGTGCCACTTTCATAAAATTTTTGAAACCTTCTTTTTCGACAAATCTAAAAGGAAGTTCATCGATAATTACCATACGACACAAAGCTTTTCTACAGGTTTCTTGATCAAATTTCCATGCTGCAACAACTACATCACCCTTGTCACCCACCTT includes these proteins:
- the LOC132609983 gene encoding 2-hydroxyisoflavanone dehydratase-like, with translation MASSFDNVNDLVVDLYPLFRIYKDGRVDRCDDTSASIGLSSYVPPSLEDPQTGVSSKDVTISPHVSARLYLPKNTTSTNNQKLPIFVYYHGGGLIVGSAFSHVHHCYLNILVSESNAIAISIEYRLAPEHDVPTIYQDCWAALKWVASHASDKSALVNKDPWLTNHGDFDKLFIAGDSAGGTIVYNMAMRAGREGGIIENVPIYGSILAFPWFLIPIENIEQVVSYNIWMAIAPTSESGINSSMINPLAEKAPCLSGLACSRLFLCIGEKDEYIPREIGIKFVDGTKKSGWKGELEFIEFKGEGHCFQMKNPEEEKAQNLIKRIASFIQHK